Genomic window (Pirellulales bacterium):
GCCTAATCCTACAAAAGCTGCCATGCACGCTACTCAGGCGGCCCGAAGGCCGGAGATCTCCGGCGACTCGGGCACGGTGTCGATCTCGATCGCTCCATGGGGGCAACGCAAATTGAATAGGCCAAAGATTTCTTGTTGGGTCAGCCCCAAGGTCCGCGGAACCGCGGCATCGGAGAAGATCGTGTCGAACAACTCTCGCTTTTCCTCAAGGATCTGATCGATTCGTTCTTCGATCGTGCTCAAGGCGAGAAACCGAGTGACGGTCACTGGCCCCGCGACGCCGATGCGGTGCGCACGGTTGATCGCCTGATCTTCGACGGCCGGATTCCACCAGCGGTCGAACAGAAACACGTATCCGCAAAATTGCAAATTCAATCCAACGCCGCCGGCGCCGTAACTCATCAGGATAACATGATGCTTGCGATCGCCGCGGAATTGTTCGATGACCGCGTCGCGGCGGTTTGACGGAATCTGGCCGTGATATTCGAGCGGACGAAATTCTCTTAGCTCCGTGCGCAGCCGTTCCAAGGTCGAAACCCACTGGCTGAATACGATCGCCTTTTGGCCGCTGGCGGCCACTTCGTCGAGGTCGGCCGCCAGACGTTCGAGCTTGGCGCTTGCGCCCGTCGCCGGATCGAAGTTGCAAATTTGCTTCAGTCGCAGCACGAGTTCGAACACATGCCGAATCGTTGCCTTGTCTCCCAGTTCCGTCAGCCGTAGCACGCCTTCGTCTTCGGCCAGCGAATAGGTTTCGCGCTGCTGGCTCGTCAGTTCCAACTCCGCGTCGCGAAACAGCTTCGGCGGCAAATCGGCGAGGACTTTGTCTTTCGTGCGGCGGAGCACATAATCGGCCGCCGCACGCCCCATGGCCCGCGGCTTCATATGCTCATGGAGGTGCCCTGGCGAGACGAATTCAAAGATCCCGAGCAAATCTTCGGGTGAATTCTCGACCGGCGTTCCGGTGAGCGCCCAACTACGGCGGCGAGCGAGCGAGCAAACGACCTGGTTCGTCGTACTGTTGCGATTTTTGATTCGCTGCGACTCGTCGAGCAGCACAAGATCGAATTGAAGTTGCTCATCGAGGACCAGAGTCGCATCGCGGCACAACGCTTCATAATTCGCGATTTTGACGGGAGCGTCGGCCAGCCGCCATTGCCAGGCCCGCCGGTTCGGCTCCCCCTCGATCGCCACGACGGGCAATTCTGGAGCCCATTGGGCAAACTCCCGCTGCCAATTCGTCACCAGCGGCTTCGGGCAAACCAGCAACACGCTTTGAATCTCGCCGGCGTGCAAGAGCATTCGTACCGCCGTGATTGCCTGCATCGTTTTGCCAAGCCCCATCTCATCCGCCAGAACCGCCGAAACACGCGGATACAAAAACGCCACACCTTGCAACTGATAGGGAAACGGGTGATGGGGAAAATCGAGCGAACCGCGCGCCATGAGCGTCTCGAGCGACGGCTGCAACACGTACCACAAGCGGTCTTCGAGCTTGATGATGTCCTCGGGTGGCTTGAGACGCGTCGCCGTGGAGCAGGCGATCTGGCCGGTCGCGTTATTTGACGGCGCTGGTTGGACCGGTTCGCCTTTCAATTTCACTTCGACCGGCGGCCGGAAGTGGTAGGTTTGAACTCGGGGCGCTGCGGCACGAATGGGGAAGGAGAGCGCCCGCGGAGCGGTAAGAAGGAGAGAATCGCAACTTGGCAGCAGAGCAATGGCAGTGCTGTCGCGAAAGTCGATCGACTCAAGGGATGGTTGCGCGATCGCATCAAATGCTGAACGCAGAGTATTCAAACTCGATGGAGCGACTTGCCACGAAGAAACGGCCGGCGCGTTATTCGATTTCGCTTCCATGCGAGATTCCAGACATCAAGCCGCCTTCGCCGTCGTGCGCTGGGCTTCATCAATGGCTTCGCGGATGCGGACGAAGGGCTCGCGAAGGTCGAACAGATCGTCGATCGCCGCGAGACGCTCGACGATCGTCTCCCGATCGGCAGAATGCCGCGCGGGCAGCAGCAAGTGGTTGCTGCCCAGCGAGAATTCAATCCATTCGGCCATCTGCACGGGAAACTCGGCGGTTTCTTCCCTTACAACCAAAGCGGCGGGAACCTCGACCTGCTGCCGCACAAAAATTGCCGCAGGCTGATCGACCAAGACTACCCAGGGGGGCGGACTCGATTTACCAACCAATGTTGCGCCGATTTGCTCACCATAAAGAAATGGCTCTAGTGTTGGGCCGTATAAGATTTGCTGTGCTCGGCTCGGCTGAATGGGTGCGGTGCAATGAAACTCCAAAGGGCGGCCAGCGGCATTCAGCACTAAATAGCCGCCGAACAAGCCGTGCGGCGGATGTTCAACGACTGTGAGAAATCCGATGGCGACGGAATTGGCATGTGGCCTTGCCATGAATGTTTTTCCAGTTGACCCAAATTGACAAGCGTGGCGACTTGCGCAGACCGGATTGCCTTGACGTTTGTCGTTCGCCTTGCATTCCATCGGGCGGTCGCCCAAGCAACTTTAGGGCAGCGATGCTAGCATGATGGCCGCATACCAAGGATTGCGCAGCCAACCTTGGGCCATTTGCGAACATGAAACGATCACGAATTTTCCACTTGGGCAGTAGCAATTGGCAATCTCTGACGTTAAACTAGAACTTCTAATCGAACTTCTCTCATGAACCGTGACTTTGAGGGATTACCAACGATGACACCGCAATTGCGCTCTCCCGTTCCGCTGTTCACTCAAGTTGATATTACCCCCAATGCTGCGCAATTGCCGGCGCCAGCAGCGGCGGCGGGGCTTGAGCAAAGCAATCTGTTGCGCGATATTCTTCATGCCCTGGATCGACAGAACGAACTCATGGAAGAGTTGATTTCGCAGGTGAACACGGTGCAACGACAACGGATGCAAGAGTTGGCCGCGTGGAAGGAAGCCAATCCTCGGCTGTCGAAAAATTGCCGTGCCGCAAGCGAAGCGCTGGCAAAAGTGCAGACGGAGTTTCTCGCGACGCTCGCCAGCGAAGTCAATGACAATCCTGAATCGCTGCTCGAAGGCGATTACATGCTCAACGAGTTCATCGATCGCTACGGCCCACGCTTGGCCCATTTGAACGGCGTGCTGCAAGTGCTCTCTCAATTGGGCAGCCCGCCGCCGGCCATCGCTCAATAATGCGCTGCGGTGCCTGATTTAGTGCCTCTCGTCGAGCTTGTTCAAGTACGAACCTCGGATGGAGTGCGTCTCGACGGTTCGATGGCATTGCCAATTCAAACCGATGCCGCGCGCAGGCAACCCGTCGATGCTGCACTGTGCCTGCACGGCACTGGCGGCAACTTCTACGGTGGCGGCGTATTTGAGGGCTTGACTCCAAAACTGCTTGCCGACGGCATTTCCGTGTTGCGGGCGAATACGCGCGGCCACGACGCGGTCAGCATGGCTACCACGTTGCGAGGACCGCAACGACTGGGGGCGGCATTTGAACGGGTAGGCGACTCTCGGCACGACGTTGTCGCGTGGCTCGAATTTCTGGCCGAGCGCGGCTTTCAAGCGGTCGCATTGGTTGGCCACAGCCTGGGCGCAATCAAGGCGATTCACTCGTTAATCCACGCGCCGCATCCGCTCATCAAGCGTCTCATCGCGATCTCGCCACCGCGATTATCCTATTCGTATTTTATGGCTTCCGAAAAACGAGACGAGTTTCTGAAGGAATATGCTAACGCGGAAATTCAATTCGCCGCCGGGAACCCGAACTCTTTGCTCGACGTAAAGATTCCACTGCCATTTCTGGTGTCCGCCGCCAGCTATCTCGAAAAATACGGCCCGGACGAAAAATTTAATTTTCTCCGCCAGATGGATCAGATCAAAGTACCCACGCTATTTGTTTTCGGCGGCCTCGAGGTCGAACGCGAAATGCCGTTTCGCAACTTACCCCAAGCGGTGATCGACGCGGCTTCACCGACACAGCCCATCCGCGTGGTCACCGTAGTCGGGGCCAACCACGTGTACACCGGTCGGCTTGATGAACTATCCTTTAAAGTTCGCGCTTGGCTGGCCTCTGCCTAGCGGCAATTCTCCGCATTGACCCGGTGGTCAACTCGCCCGTGTGACGGCACAATAGAAGTATGTCCGCGCCAGTAGAGCAGTCGCTCCGAGACTGCGACAGGTATTGCTGAAAACTGCTGCAGGTAACGCAAAAACCTGGTTGCATGGCCCACCGAGAGGATTTTGATGATGCCCGCCGATATCGCCCCCCTCGTCAAATCCGCCCGTGATTGTTTGGACGCGCACGTTTACGAAACCGTCCAGTGGCATTTTCACGCGTCGACCGGCTGCCCGTTTTGGCTCGAAAAGTCCGGCGAGTTGAAATTCGACCCACTCAAGGAAGTGAAAACGTTCGACGATCTAAAGAAGTTTCCCGAGTTTCAGGACGAATGGCTGCGTGGCGGCCCCGTGCGGCGCTGGGTGCCCAAGGCGTTAGCCGACAAGCCAATCTATGTGTTCGAAACCGGCGGAACAACTGGTATTCCGAAGAGCCGGATTGCAATGGATGACTTCCGCACCGACTACTCGCTGTTCAGCGAGTCATTACCGGAAAAGTATTTTCCCAAGGGCGCGAACTGGCTGATGCTTGGTCCCTCGGGTCCGCGGCGGTTGCGATTGGCGGTGGAACATCTGGCACAACACCGTGGCGGCATTTGTTTCTGTATCGATCTCGATCCGCGCTGGGTCATTAAGCTCATCAAGAAAGGCTGGATGGAACACCTCGAAGCCTACAAGCAGCACTGTGTCGAGCAAGCGATCACGATCTTGCGGGCCGGCCACGATATAAAATGTATGTTCACGACGCCGAAGTTGCTCGAAGCGCTTGCGCTCGAACTCGAAAAGCAAGGCTCCAGCATTCCGAAGGAAGGCATTACCGGCATCTTCAGTGGCGGCACGGAGTTTACCCCACAGTGGACCCGTTTCGCCGTCGAAGAATTCCTCGGCGGCCCGCCGGAAGAAAGCGGCGTCTACATGACGCCAACCTACGGAAATACCCTGATGGGCTTGGCGGCCAGCAAACCGGTTACGGCCGCCGACGGATACAAGATCAGCTACTACGCCCCACAGCCGCGAGCGGTCGTCGAAGTCGTCGAA
Coding sequences:
- a CDS encoding DEAD/DEAH box helicase, which translates into the protein MEAKSNNAPAVSSWQVAPSSLNTLRSAFDAIAQPSLESIDFRDSTAIALLPSCDSLLLTAPRALSFPIRAAAPRVQTYHFRPPVEVKLKGEPVQPAPSNNATGQIACSTATRLKPPEDIIKLEDRLWYVLQPSLETLMARGSLDFPHHPFPYQLQGVAFLYPRVSAVLADEMGLGKTMQAITAVRMLLHAGEIQSVLLVCPKPLVTNWQREFAQWAPELPVVAIEGEPNRRAWQWRLADAPVKIANYEALCRDATLVLDEQLQFDLVLLDESQRIKNRNSTTNQVVCSLARRRSWALTGTPVENSPEDLLGIFEFVSPGHLHEHMKPRAMGRAAADYVLRRTKDKVLADLPPKLFRDAELELTSQQRETYSLAEDEGVLRLTELGDKATIRHVFELVLRLKQICNFDPATGASAKLERLAADLDEVAASGQKAIVFSQWVSTLERLRTELREFRPLEYHGQIPSNRRDAVIEQFRGDRKHHVILMSYGAGGVGLNLQFCGYVFLFDRWWNPAVEDQAINRAHRIGVAGPVTVTRFLALSTIEERIDQILEEKRELFDTIFSDAAVPRTLGLTQQEIFGLFNLRCPHGAIEIDTVPESPEISGLRAA
- a CDS encoding alpha/beta fold hydrolase, producing MPDLVPLVELVQVRTSDGVRLDGSMALPIQTDAARRQPVDAALCLHGTGGNFYGGGVFEGLTPKLLADGISVLRANTRGHDAVSMATTLRGPQRLGAAFERVGDSRHDVVAWLEFLAERGFQAVALVGHSLGAIKAIHSLIHAPHPLIKRLIAISPPRLSYSYFMASEKRDEFLKEYANAEIQFAAGNPNSLLDVKIPLPFLVSAASYLEKYGPDEKFNFLRQMDQIKVPTLFVFGGLEVEREMPFRNLPQAVIDAASPTQPIRVVTVVGANHVYTGRLDELSFKVRAWLASA